The DNA segment CGCGGTTGAAGAGCGCCCCCAGGTCGGGCGGCGTCTTCGCGCGCGCCGCGGCCACCTGCTGGTTGAGGGCGTCCTCGTAGCAGGGTCGGGCGACGGCGGTGAAGACACCGATCGGCGTCGGGAAGTGCGGCGGGCCGAGGCGCGCGATCAGGTAGGCGAGGGCCGGGTTCGTCTCGTCGTGCACGAGGAGGTCCGCTTCGCCGACCCCGTTCCCGAGCCGGACCACCTCGGGCTGGAAGTTCCGCAGGCGAATGCCCCGGTCGCGGTCCCTGCCGAAGACGAGCGGCTTGCCGTGCTCGAGCACGAGCGTGTGGTCGGCCTTCGTCGCCTTCTCGGTCACGTCGGCGAACGCGCCGTCGTTGAACACGTTGCAGTTCTGGAGGATCTCCACGAACGACGCGCCCTTGTGCTCGTGGGCGCGGCGCACGATCTCCTGCAGGTGCCGCGTCTCGACGTCGACGCTGCGCGCGACGAAGCTCGCCTCGGCGCCGAGGGCGAGGGCGATCGGGTCGAAGGGGTGGTCGATGGAGCCCACGGGCGTCGACTTGGTCACCTTCCCGACCTCCGACGTGGGCGAGTACTGCCCCTTGGTGAGGCCGTAGATCTTGTTGTTGAAGAGCAGGATGTTCACGTCGAGGTTCCGGCGCAGGATGTGGATCAGGTGGTTGCCGCCGATCGACAGCGCATCGCCGTCGCCGGTGACGACCCAGACCGAGAGGTCGGGGCGTGACGTCTTGAGGCCCGTCGCGATTGCCGGGGCCCGGCCGTGGATCGAGTGAAAGCCGTAGGTGTTGACGTAGTAGGGGAACCGGCTCGAGCAGCCGATCCCGGAGATGAAGACGAATCGCTCGCGCGGCACCCCGAGCTCGGGCAACACCTTCTGCACCTGGGACAGGATGGCGTAGTCGCCGCAGCCGGGGCACCAGCGGACGTCCTGATCGGAGACGAAGTCCTTCTTGCCGAGCTTGGGTTCGCCCGCGCCGGGCGCGCTCATGACCGCACCTCCTCGCCGTTGAGCAGCTTGAGACAGCGGCCGGCGATCTCGGTCACCTTGAAGGGCCGGCCCTGTACCTTGTTGAAGCCGATGGCGTCGACCAGGTACTCGGTGCGCAGGAG comes from the Deltaproteobacteria bacterium genome and includes:
- a CDS encoding 2-oxoacid:ferredoxin oxidoreductase subunit beta; this encodes MSAPGAGEPKLGKKDFVSDQDVRWCPGCGDYAILSQVQKVLPELGVPRERFVFISGIGCSSRFPYYVNTYGFHSIHGRAPAIATGLKTSRPDLSVWVVTGDGDALSIGGNHLIHILRRNLDVNILLFNNKIYGLTKGQYSPTSEVGKVTKSTPVGSIDHPFDPIALALGAEASFVARSVDVETRHLQEIVRRAHEHKGASFVEILQNCNVFNDGAFADVTEKATKADHTLVLEHGKPLVFGRDRDRGIRLRNFQPEVVRLGNGVGEADLLVHDETNPALAYLIARLGPPHFPTPIGVFTAVARPCYEDALNQQVAAARAKTPPDLGALFNRGDTWTVS